One Methanophagales archaeon DNA window includes the following coding sequences:
- a CDS encoding DUF2460 domain-containing protein yields MKTASRIPSTVLSWTKYNKIVVVGAKGDYLKLSDALNAITDASQTNRYCVIVVGKVTDDATIYAKSYVDVVGFAADITVETDSNVHGVVFDSVVETEWRGITIRRTGDVSSAVYACLIKGTTDKTCKLVNCEFINEISAAVNGCHGIVIAGSALPSLVSCKGSGGMKSSYRPLYVEATTSITDENVGTGDGTTTTFYLDNPPVVQGSETIYVDGTPQTRDTDYTIDYLTGKVDFSTAPPDGASITADYTHIEAPFKPYAGKPYILIGIAVYVYSAQATGSTLRLGTTPNGAEIASGIPVDSTGWKYFAFNRVERLADENLYALVVDSNNQPVDGVPSNAIRLFYVVMTNYADCYGLYLDSHGYVRIKGGAFVGNGESEGVRIAGRSVSTKNWLIANATIETLDPSNEYSVVASSSLTDAPIYNCTLIGNLLNVTPSTGTSQGSNIQV; encoded by the coding sequence ATGAAGACCGCATCAAGAATTCCCTCTACTGTCCTGAGCTGGACTAAATACAACAAAATCGTCGTCGTTGGCGCAAAAGGTGATTATTTAAAGCTCAGCGATGCTTTAAACGCAATTACTGATGCCTCTCAAACTAATCGTTACTGTGTAATTGTAGTTGGTAAAGTGACTGATGATGCTACAATATATGCTAAATCATACGTCGATGTCGTAGGTTTCGCCGCTGATATTACAGTAGAAACAGATTCAAACGTGCATGGCGTTGTTTTTGACTCCGTTGTTGAGACTGAATGGAGAGGTATAACTATTAGAAGAACTGGAGATGTTTCTTCCGCAGTTTATGCATGCCTTATTAAAGGAACTACGGATAAAACATGCAAGCTTGTTAATTGTGAATTTATAAATGAAATTTCTGCAGCAGTAAATGGCTGCCACGGTATAGTGATTGCGGGCTCTGCCTTGCCTTCACTTGTGTCATGTAAGGGAAGCGGGGGAATGAAAAGCTCATATAGACCTCTCTATGTCGAGGCAACAACATCAATAACTGATGAAAATGTAGGCACCGGAGATGGAACTACAACAACATTCTATCTTGACAACCCTCCAGTTGTTCAGGGCTCCGAGACGATTTATGTTGATGGAACCCCGCAAACGAGAGATACTGACTACACAATAGATTATCTAACAGGCAAGGTCGACTTCTCAACCGCACCACCAGACGGGGCAAGCATAACAGCAGACTACACACATATCGAAGCTCCGTTCAAGCCATACGCTGGAAAACCCTACATTCTCATCGGAATTGCAGTTTATGTTTACTCGGCTCAGGCAACAGGCTCCACTTTGAGGCTCGGAACAACTCCCAACGGGGCAGAAATAGCATCCGGTATCCCAGTCGATTCCACTGGTTGGAAATATTTCGCATTTAATAGGGTTGAAAGGCTCGCAGATGAAAATCTGTATGCTTTAGTTGTCGATTCAAACAATCAACCAGTTGATGGTGTCCCATCAAACGCCATCAGATTATTCTATGTCGTTATGACTAACTACGCAGATTGCTATGGCTTATACTTGGATAGTCATGGATATGTAAGGATTAAGGGAGGAGCTTTCGTAGGAAATGGGGAAAGCGAAGGTGTTAGAATCGCAGGACGCAGCGTTTCAACAAAGAACTGGTTGATAGCAAATGCAACAATAGAAACTCTTGACCCCTCAAACGAGTATTCTGTCGTCGCCTCTTCTTCTTTAACCGACGCCCCAATTTACAATTGCACTCTCATAGGAAATCTGCTTAATGTCACCCCATCAACAGGCACTTCGCAAGGCTCTAACATACAAGTTTAG
- a CDS encoding IS607 family transposase, protein MERYLRRGEAARILGVAELTLYRWTKEGKIRAVRTPGGEYRYPESEIYRILGEQKPQNKAVIYARVSSADQKEDLERQIEVLQRFAEKEGLKVIEVVTDIASGLNGKRKGLKKLFELVKNREIEKVLITYRDRLTRFGYELMEEFFKSYGVDIVCLYKQSKTPHEELMEDLISIVTSFAGKLYGMRSHKAKKVVESVRASIRDC, encoded by the coding sequence GTGGAGAGGTATCTCAGAAGAGGAGAGGCGGCGCGGATCTTAGGAGTGGCAGAGTTAACGCTATACAGGTGGACGAAAGAGGGGAAGATAAGAGCTGTGAGGACGCCAGGAGGTGAATATAGGTATCCTGAATCTGAAATCTATAGAATTCTCGGAGAGCAAAAACCTCAGAACAAAGCTGTTATTTACGCTCGTGTCTCTTCAGCAGATCAGAAAGAAGATTTAGAGAGGCAGATTGAAGTTTTACAGAGATTTGCAGAAAAGGAAGGTTTGAAGGTTATAGAAGTCGTCACAGACATAGCTTCAGGATTAAATGGGAAGAGGAAAGGATTGAAGAAGTTGTTCGAACTCGTCAAGAACAGAGAGATAGAAAAAGTTCTTATAACATACAGGGACAGGCTAACGAGGTTCGGATACGAGTTAATGGAGGAGTTTTTCAAATCTTATGGTGTTGACATTGTTTGTCTTTATAAGCAGTCGAAGACGCCTCATGAGGAGCTTATGGAAGACCTCATATCTATTGTCACATCATTTGCGGGAAAGCTATACGGGATGAGAAGCCATAAGGCGAAGAAGGTGGTAGAAAGTGTCAGAGCGTCAATTAGAGACTGTTAA